The genomic stretch CAATCGCCTGAAACTCGTCGACGCCACGGCCATGCGGCTTGCGGGCCCGGCGATGCGCCCGGAGCGCGAACACTTCGTTCGCCGGGCGCGTGATGTGCGAATCGCGCAGCCGACGGGAACGCAATCGCGAACCGCACGCGCCGAGTGGGGCCGCTTCGAAGCGCACCGGTCTGACCGATCGCAGCAGGTCTGCAGTCCATTGCCGCAACCACCCTGGCTGTCGGCGTACAGCAAGGCCGGGCGTACGCCTCCGGAAGCCGACGTACGAACTGGAACTGGCGACGGTGACTTCCACGGTCAGACGCCCTGTTTCGCCAGCCCGCGCAACACGTGACGCACCAGCGACGACTTGCCATACCGGCGCGGCGAAATCAGGAACACCTTCTGGCCAGCGAGCAGATCCGGCTCAGCCGATCGCGCTCGATCTCCCGGTCCGCAAACGCCGCCGCGGTCACGATTTCGCCGTACAAACGGGTTGTCTGCCATTACCCTGAACTCCGTAATGATTACCAGAATAGCGTAATCCAGACGGTTCCGGTGCCGCCCCGGGCCAAACGCCGGATCCAGCAGCGCCCGCGAACTCCCCGAGATCATGGCCGTGGCGCCCCAGACCTGGTGCCCGCCCACGTCAAAATACGGAACCCAGATCGGCGGGCCCGGCTGGCCACCGGGCTGTGGCCGCAGACGCCGGTCCCATTTCAGGCCGGCGGGATCGCGCAGCGCGGCCAACGGCGCTTCGATCAACGACGCCACTTCGCCCGGCGCCGGCGCAAACGCCGGCCGGGCCGGGGCGACCGCCACGATCGGGTGCACCACGAACCGGCTGACAATGACCCAGAGTGTCGAGAGGGATCCGACGACACGGACGTCCGACGGGTCGAGCCCGATTTCCTCCTGCGCTTCACGCAGCGCGCCCTCAACCGGAGATTCGCCGCTGTGCAGGCCGCCGCCGGGCAGGCTGATCTGGCCGCCGTGATGAGGCAGGTCCGCGTGCCGCTGCGTCAGCACAATCGAGGTCCCCTGGGCGCCCGGGTACAGAAGCAGCAGCGCACCGGCGCGTCGCGCGTCCGGCGGCTGCGCAGCCGGATCCCACGCGGTTCGGGTCGGTTGCGGACAGAAGCGGCGCTGCACCACCGCGCCGGGCAAGGGCGCCTGCAATCGTGCGAGCAATGCCGCTTCGAGTGTGGCCAGGTCGTCGCCGGGCGGGAGGGTCACCCGGGAATTATGACCTCTGTCAGCAAAACGACCTCTGAGGTTACAAAACGACCTCTGAGGTAGTTTTCGGCCGATGTTGTGAAATCCACCTCAGAGGTCGTTTGGGTTGGATTCTTATTCCGACCGCAACGCCAGCGACGGGGCGATCTGCGTCGCCCGGCGCGCCGGAATCCATGTGGCCGCCATCGCCGACAGGAACAGCGCCACAAACGCGGCCGCCACAATCGGCAGGTCGAAGCCCCCGCCGCCAAACACGAAGCCGCCAATGGCGCGCACCACCAGCGCCGACAACCCCAGGCCCAGGACCAGCCCCGCCGCTGTCAGCGACAACCCGTCGCGCATCACGAGCGAGACCACATCCCGCGACGTGGCCCCAAGCGCCAGCCGAATGCCGAACTCGCGGGTGCGGCGCGCCAAAATGCGCCTTGACTCCGTAGATGCCCAGCGCCGCCATGAACAACGCGATGCCGCCGAAGACGCCAAACAACGTGGCGCCCGTCCGGATGACCCACAACATGGCATTCCGCTCGCGGAACATCGGACCGGTCTCAAGCGTGACCACGGGAAGGTTCGCGTCGATGTCGCGCAGCAGCGCGCGCAGCGCCGGCAGCATCGCGGCTTCGCCCTCGGCATTCGTCGTCTGCGCGTGCAGATACACACCAAAGCGGAAGTGCTGCGCGTACGGGCGATACAGATGCGGGCCCGCCTCATCGTTTTCCATCTGGTGCCGGATGGCCGGCGCCAGGCCCACCACTTCAATCACCTCAACCGACCCGTCGTCGCGCGGGGTGGTCTGCACCAGACGGCCGATGGGATCGTCCTGGCCGAACAGTTGTGCGGCCAGGGCTTCGTCGATGATGCCCACCGGCGCTCGTCCCGGCGTCTGCCACTCCGCGTCTGTGAACGTGCGGCCGCGAAGCAACGAGAGTCCGAGCGCTGGAAAGTAGTCGGGCGAGATGCCCATCGTGACGGCCGAAGCCGTCATGGTGGCGTGATTCGGGTCAGACGGCCTGATGACTGGCCCGGCCTTCTGCACGCGCCCGCTTTCCTGAATGTCGCCAAACGGCATTTGTGTGGCCAGGCCCACGGTCGTGATGCCGGGCACCTGACGCACCCGATCGAGCACCTGGCCATACAGCGCCGTCGTACGGGTGCGGTCGTAGTTGGCCAGGCTGGCGTCCAGATTGGAAAGAACGCCGCGGTCAAACGAAAAACCGGGATCGACGTCCGCAGCCACCATCGCCGCGCGGATGAATGCCCCGGCCGTGGTGAGCAACGTCAGGCTCAGCGCCAGCTGACCCATCACCAGCAGGTTCCGCGTGGCGAATCGCGCGCGGCTGACTTTCATTTCCCCCGCGTGTTCCTTCAGTTCCGGCAGCACGGAGGTGCGCGATGAGGCGAGTGCCGGCCCCAGGCTGGACATCATCGTGCCGGCCACGGCAAAGGCCAGCGTAGCGACGAAGATTCTCCAGTCGGGCGACGGGTCGATGCTGACCAGCACCGGCAGGAGTCCGTTCATTCCGCTGAGCAGTGCGTGCATAGCCGCCCACGACGCAAAGATGGCCACCGCGCCACCGGCGAACGCCAGCACCAGCCCTTCCGTGAGGGTTGGCGTACCAGCCGGAACCGGCTGCCGCCGATCGCCAGCCGGATGGCGAACTCCTTGCGGCGCGCACCGGCGCGCGCCAGTTGCATGTTCGCCAGGTTCAATGACGCCACCAGGAGGACGATGCCCGACATGGCGAGGAGGCTCACGGCGAGGATGCTGACCGCCGAGTCATCATTCGGACTTGTGCTGACCGAAAAGCGCGACACCGGCCCGGCTACCAGGATCCTGGTCCTTGTTCTCCTCCGGGTAGGCCGACTCCATCCATGCGCCGGCGGCCGACAGCAGTGGCGCCGCGGTGTCGAGCGTCACCCCTCGCGCAGCCGGCCGAAGAGGATCAGCGTGTGGTGCCGCCGGTCTGCGAGGTTGCTGGTGGCGCGGTTGTCGGCAAAGTCGTTGATGAGCGACTCGTAGACGCCGGTTGGCACCCACAACTCGGGTGTGACCATGGTGATGGTGCCGCCGAAGCCTTCGGGCGCGATGCCGACGATGGTGAAGGCGCGCTGATTGATTTTGATGGTGCGTCCGATGGCGTCCGCAGGCTTGCCCATGCGTTCCCACGCGAGGTGGCTGATGATCGTCACGGGAATGTCGGCCCGCGGCCGTTCTTCCCTCGCGCGTGAACGAGCGGCCCATCTGGAGCGGCAGGTCGAATGTGTCGAAGAGATCCGCGGAGGTGATGTCGATGAACGCGCGCCGTGTGGCGTCGCCCTCTGAGATGCCGACCAGTGCGGGCTGGTGCGCTGTCAGCGAGGCAAAGATTTCCTTGCGGGAGCGCAGGTCCGAGAAGTTGTCGTAGGAAAAAGCGCGAAAGCCATCGGGCTCGGTGCGGTTCTTCGAGTAAACGGCGACCAGTTCGTCGCCGGCGCCCAGGCGCGGCTTGAGCACGAGCGCGTTCACCAGACTGAAGATGGTGGTGTTGGCGGCGATGCCGAGGCCCAGGACGAGCACCGCCACAAGGGCGAAGCCTGGCTGGCGTTGAAACAGGCGGAGTCCGAGGCGGAGGTCCTGGAGCAGGGTCGTCATGGGCTGTCAGACGGGTTCGGTCCATGCGAAGTTCAGGATCTGGCGATACAATCTGGCCGGGTCACGGAAAGCAACAGGGGGCTGAGTATGCGACGTGTGTCAATTCTTCTGGGCTGTGTGTTGATGCTTGCCATCGCCGTTCCGGCTGGCCTGTCTGGCGAGGCGGGGGCTGGCCCCCAGGCGGGCGGTCAGGCGCCGGGTGGGCGTGGTGGCGGAGCCCAGGGTCCGGCGAGCATCCGCTCGATTGCCGATCGCACGGCGGGGATGCAGAAGATCGACGGGTTCTTCCCCCTGTACTGGGAAGAGGGCACGGGCAACCTGTTCCTCGAAATTCCGGAGCTCGGCAAGGAAGTGTTGTGGGCCAAGGGGCTCTCGGCCGGCCTGGGTTCAAATGACATCGGACTGGATCGCGCCCTGCTGGGTGGCTCCGCCATTGTGAGCTTCCAGCGCGTGGGGCCGCGGATCCTGATGGTGGAGCCCAACTATGACTATCGGGCGATCAGCTCGAATCCAGCGGAACGCAAGGCCGTGGAAGATGCGTTTGCCAAGTCGGTGCACTGGGGCTTTCAAGTGGCCGCCGAAAACGGTGGCCGGGTGCTGGTCGACCTGTCCGACTTCCTGATGCGCGATACACATAACGTGTCGGGGCGTTTGGGGGCCGGGTATCGCTTCGATCGCACGCGCAGCGCGATCAACCTGACCGACACGAAGGCGTTCCCGAAAAATTCCGAGATCGATCTCACGGCGACATTTGTGACCGATGGCGCAGGTGGCGGCGGCCGGGGCGGCGGCGCCGGCGGCGCAGGCGGCGCAGGAGGCCCCCAGCAGGGAGGGCGCGTCTCGGATGTCGCGCCCGATGCATCGGCTGTGACGCTGCGTCAGCATCATTCGTTCATCGAGTTGCCGGACGGCAACTACACGCCTCGGTTGGCCGATCCCCGCTCGGGGTTCGGCGGCGTCAGCTATGTGGACTACTCGGCGCCCATTGGCACCGACATGCGGACGCGTTATGTCAATCGGCACAGACTGCAGAAGAAGGATCCGTCTGCCGCGATCAGCGAGCCGGTCAAGCCGATCATCTACTACGTGGATCGCGGCACACCCGAGCCCGTGATGTCGGCGTTGCAGGAAGGCGCGCGCTGGTGGAACGAGGCCTTTGAGGCCGCCGGGTTCCGCAATGCGTTCCAGGTGCAGACGATGCCGGAAGGCGCGCACCCGATGGACGTGCGCTACAACACCATCACGTGGGTGCACCGGTCCACGCGCGGGTGGAGCACGGGCGGGTCCATTACGGATCCCCGCACCGGCGAAATCATGAAGGGCCATGTGATTCTCGGGTCCCTCCGGTGGCGGCAGGACTATCTGATCTTCGAGAGCCTGCTTTCGCCATACGTGCAAGGCAACGAGAAGCCGGCCGTGCTCGAACAGACGGCCCTCGCGCGCCTGCGCCAGCTGTCCGCGCATGAAGTGGGTCATACGATCGGCATCGGCCACAACTACTACAACAGCTCCAAGGGGCGGATCTCGGTGATGGACTATCCGCATCCCCTGATCACGCTGCGCCCGGACGGCACGATGGATTTTTCGCAGGCCTACGACAGCGGCATCGGCGACTGGGACAAAGTGGCCATTCAGTACGGCTACTCGCAGTTCCCCGCCGGCACCGACGAGAAGGCCGCGCTCACCAAGGTCATCAATGACGCCTGGGACCAGGACTATCGGTACATGTCCAACCAGGATACCGACGTGAATCCGAACGTCGATCAGTGGAACAACGGCACGGATGTGGCCGCGGAGCTGACTCGACTCCTGGCGCTTCGCCGCGCGGCCATGGAAGGATTCGGCGAACGAGCGATTCAGGTGGGACGGCCGATGGCGCAGATGGAAGAAGCGCTGGTGCCGCTGTATCTGCACCACCGGTACGCGGTGGAGTCTGCGGTTACCGCCATGGGTGGTCAGGAGTACATCTACGCGATTCGCGGAGACGGACGGGCGCCAATGAAGTGGGTGCCCGCGGCCAGGCAGAAGGCCGCCTTGGACGCGCTCATGAGCGCGTTGCGTCTGGGCGATCTCACGCTGCCTTCTGCCGTCGTGCAGGGGATTCCGCCGCGCCCGCCGGGCTTCGGGCTGACGCGCGAGTCGTTTGCGCGCACCACCGGAGGCGCGTTTGATCCGGTGGCGCCGGCCGCAGCGGCCACCGAAATTGTCGTGGCCAGCCTTCTGACCCCGCGCGCGCTGCGCGCATGGTCGCGCAGAAGGCCGTGGACGCGTCATTGCCCGGCCTGGATGAAGTCATCGCCCGTCTGACAGCCACCGTGTTTGACGCTCGTCCGGCCAACGGTTACGAGGCGGAGATCAGCCGCACCATGGAACGTGTGGTCATGAGCCAGCTGATGGATCTGGCGGAGGGCGCGCCAAACACACAGGTACGCGCCATCGCCACGCAGGCGCTCCGGGCGCTCCCGGCGCGCGCGTCAATGACGGCCGTCACCACCGTTGGGGCCGAGCGCGCGCACCGCCAGTTGCTGGCCGACGACATCAAACGCTTCCTCGACCGCCCGTACACGGAACTGCGTCCCGCCGCCATTCCCACGCCGCCGCCGGGCGCGCCGATCGGCGACTTCGGGATGGACTATTTGCTGGGGCTCGACTCGTGCCGATGGAGAGAGCGCTGAAAATGAGCCCATTGGCTGGCACGTAGCTCGGGCTGGCACGTAGCTCGGGCTGGCTTGCCCCGCCGTAGCGCGAAGCGCGGAGGTGGGTTCCTCAAGCCCGAGATCACTGTCGCCGAGCCCTGGTCGCGCGTGGGGGATCGACGGAGCGCCTCCGCGGAGCTGCCGCGGGAACCCGCCTCCGCTCGGAGAGCTACGGCGAGGTCTCGCCGAAGCCCCGAGGGTACACGCTGGGCGAAGGCGGAACCGTTCGCTTCGTCCGCTTGGCTGCGCGCTGTCGCCCGTCGGGTCACTCCGCAGACGGCGGAGATGGCCCTCGCAGCCCGCGCTCCCTTGCACGACGGTTTCATGCTGGCGCGTGTCGCGGCACTCCGAGTCGGCGCTTCTGTCGATCCCTCACGCGCGACCAGGGTGTGTCTGCACACCGCAAAACGGGTGCTAACATCCGTCCGTCTCGCAGGTTGAAGGATGTGGGAGAGTTCGCAGCATAGTCCTCGCTGCGGCCGCAATTACGCGGTCTGCCCCAAGACCTGTTAGGCCCCAAGTGAGGGTCATGTTGATTCCCATTCTCGAATTCGTCGCCGTACTCTCAGCCGCACTATTTGCTGGGGCGGCTCTCTACATTAACGTCGTGGAGCATCCCGCGCGGATGGGTCTTGATACGCGCATGGCGGCAATGCAGTGGGCACCCAGTTACAAGCGCGCCACGTGGCTACAAGCGCCCTTGGCGATTGTCAGTCTGCTCTGCGGCGTTGCTGTTTGGCTTCTCGGTGGTGGCGTCGGTTGGCTGGTGGCGGCCTCGCTGGTAGGGGCCGTTGTGCCCTTCACGTTCGCTATCATCATGCCGACGAATCACAAGTTGTTGGCACCGGGCCGCGATCTGTCGAGTTCGGAGACCCGCGAGTTGCTGGTCCACTGGGGACAACTCCACGCTGTTCGCACGGCCCTGAGCATTGCTGGCACCGTGATCTATCTTTGGATGAAGCTTGGGGCCTAACGACGCAATGCAGCGGACGGTCCGCTGCGCGGCCCGCCGCTGATTGCGAGCGTTGCCAGTTCAACATGCTATCGAGATGTTTCGCCCTTACCTTGGCCGTGATGAGTGCTGCCGGTTGTTCCGGCCAGCCGTCGAACTTGCCTACGCCAAAATCGCCGGTTTCCGTTGAGCAATTCTTGCCTCAACTGCCTCCAGCCCGACCGAAAGTGCCATGGCCCCTTCCGGTTGTTGACGCAGAGCGGATTCTGAATGAGACCGGGCTTTTCAATCGAAACGCATGGCGGCAGATCCAAGCCTACAACGTGCTCATGGACCAACCTGACCGTCTCGTCCGATTCCAAGCCATCGCCAGGAACGCGAGGCGAGCAGGGCAAGTCTACGCGTTGTGCGCTCTGTGGGCGCTCGACGTGCTGTGGAATCGGTCAGTAGGTGAATTGGTTCGTCTCGTTGAGGACGAGCGAATTTGGGTCGAGCTCCGAAGTCTCCGAGACGAGGCCTACCTGCGCTACAAGAAGACCGGCTAACATCGGTCGCCCCGGAGCTATCGATGTTTGCACCGACATTTCTCAGCGCTATGGTCGTCGCAACGATGGCAATCGGCTGCGCGTCGCGACCGAACGTGGTCGCGACAGAGATTTCGGGTACGCCTTCGCCAACAGGTTGCGATGCCTGGTTCGAGATTGGTGGAACGTTCTCACGGCAGAACGAGTTGAGATTCACCCTTGAGAACCGATCGAGCGGCGGCCGCTGCATAGCCAATCGAGTACAGCTTCTGTTTCAGAGCAAGATTCAGATACAAGGAGTCCGCGTCTCAGCACCTGCTGGCTGGCGGAGTCGAGAAGTGTCATGCACCTCTGGTGGAGGTTGGTGCGGCTACGAATGGTTCGCAGTTGGCGAAGGCGTGCGTGCCGGCCTCAAGCTGTCAGGGTTTGGCGCGACCTATGTTCCATCCGACCAGCCCCTTCTGAGGTCATGGATCGTTGATCTCGGTCGCCGCAGAGTCGAGATGCTGATCGGCACAGTTGGGGGAGTCTCGGTTTTCAGGTGAGTCGCGGTCGTCGCTGCCGCTCGACTGCGAGCGACGCGACACGGGCCACTAAAAAAGCGCCACGGATGGGGGCGACAGAGGGTGGGGATGGGGGCCCCCACCCGAGATCACGGGCGAACTCCCTGGAGTGGTGCTTTTTCCGCGGCGTCGAGCCGGAGAGCGGCGGCGACGACCGCGACTCACCTGAAAACCCCACCGACAGTGAGTCGAACCCTCAGCTTTGCGGCTTGTAGTAAAGAACGAGAGAAGCCCCAGCTGCGACGAGAACGAACCCAACCCAAAGCAGAGGATTAGGCGACGCCTTCGGCGGGTGCAGGTACATCGTGAACAGCACATTCACGACCGGCGCGCCGCCGAAGACCAGCGGCATCACGTAGGTGGGCACGCCGCCGGCTCGGAACGCATAGATGATAAACACCGCGCCCAGAGCGCCAAGGAGGCCGGCTCCGGTGGCGCCAAGTGCGCCTTCAGTGGACCAGCCCTTGTTCAGCTCGCCCTGCGCCATCAGTGCCACCACCGGCACGATGACGCCGACGATGAAGTAGGCGATGCCGACGCAGAGCAGCGCCCGGAACGGACTGCCGAGCTTTACCTGCCCCTGGTGCAGCGACGGCCCGTACAGGCCCCATGAGAGGGCCGCACCCAGCGCAAGTGCTATCCAGTGCATCGTTACTCGGACTTGATGCGCATCGAGTAGAACGAGCGCCAGACGAAGAAGATCGAAATCGCGAAGAAGCCGAGCGCGAGCGCGTGTGTCAGCCCGGCGCCTTGCTCGCGCGTCAACTGCACGGCCAGTTCCACCGCGAGGAGTCCGAACAACGTCGTGAACTTGATCACCGGGTTCATCGCGACCGAAGACGTGTCCTTGAACGGATCGCCGACGGTGTCGCCCACGACCGAGGCGTCATGGAGCGGCGTGCCTTTGGCCTTCAGTTCCACTTCGACAATCTTCTTCGCGTTGTCCCACGCGCCGCCCGCGTTGGCCATGAAGATGGCCTGGTAGAGACCAAACAGCGCGATGGAGATGAGATAGCCGATGAAGAAAAACGGTTCGGCGAACGCAAATGCCAGTGTCCCGAAGAAGACGCCA from Acidobacteriota bacterium encodes the following:
- a CDS encoding CoA pyrophosphatase; this encodes MTLPPGDDLATLEAALLARLQAPLPGAVVQRRFCPQPTRTAWDPAAQPPDARRAGALLLLYPGAQGTSIVLTQRHADLPHHGGQISLPGGGLHSGESPVEGALREAQEEIGLDPSDVRVVGSLSTLWVIVSRFVVHPIVAVAPARPAFAPAPGEVASLIEAPLAALRDPAGLKWDRRLRPQPGGQPGPPIWVPYFDVGGHQVWGATAMISGSSRALLDPAFGPGRHRNRLDYAILVIITEFRVMADNPFVRRNRDRGGVCGPGDRARSAEPDLLAGQKVFLISPRRYGKSSLVRHVLRGLAKQGV
- a CDS encoding ABC transporter permease, which gives rise to MNGLLPVLVSIDPSPDWRIFVATLAFAVAGTMMSSLGPALASSRTSVLPELKEHAGEMKVSRARFATRNLLVMGQLALSLTLLTTAGAFIRAAMVAADVDPGFSFDRGVLSNLDASLANYDRTRTTALYGQVLDRVRQVPGITTVGLATQMPFGDIQESGRVQKAGPVIRPSDPNHATMTASAVTMGISPDYFPALGLSLLRGRTFTDAEWQTPGRAPVGIIDEALAAQLFGQDDPIGRLVQTTPRDDGSVEVIEVVGLAPAIRHQMENDEAGPHLYRPYAQHFRFGVYLHAQTTNAEGEAAMLPALRALLRDIDANLPVVTLETGPMFRERNAMLWVIRTGATLFGVFGGIALFMAALGIYGVKAHFGAPHPRVRHSAGAWGHVAGCGLARDARRVVADSGGAGPGPGVVGAGGARHWRLRVWRRGLRPADCGGRVCGAVPVGDGGHMDSGAPGDADRPVAGVAVGIRIQPKRPLRWISQHRPKTTSEVVL
- a CDS encoding ABC transporter permease — its product is MTIISHLAWERMGKPADAIGRTIKINQRAFTIVGIAPEGFGGTITMVTPELWVPTGVYESLINDFADNRATSNLADRRHHTLILFGRLREG
- a CDS encoding zinc-dependent metalloprotease; this encodes MRCQRGKDFLAGAQVREVVVGKSAKAIGLGAVLRVNGDQFVAGAQARLEHERVHQTEDGGVGGDAEAQDEHRHKGEAWLALKQAESEAEVLEQGRHGLSDGFGPCEVQDLAIQSGRVTESNRGLSMRRVSILLGCVLMLAIAVPAGLSGEAGAGPQAGGQAPGGRGGGAQGPASIRSIADRTAGMQKIDGFFPLYWEEGTGNLFLEIPELGKEVLWAKGLSAGLGSNDIGLDRALLGGSAIVSFQRVGPRILMVEPNYDYRAISSNPAERKAVEDAFAKSVHWGFQVAAENGGRVLVDLSDFLMRDTHNVSGRLGAGYRFDRTRSAINLTDTKAFPKNSEIDLTATFVTDGAGGGGRGGGAGGAGGAGGPQQGGRVSDVAPDASAVTLRQHHSFIELPDGNYTPRLADPRSGFGGVSYVDYSAPIGTDMRTRYVNRHRLQKKDPSAAISEPVKPIIYYVDRGTPEPVMSALQEGARWWNEAFEAAGFRNAFQVQTMPEGAHPMDVRYNTITWVHRSTRGWSTGGSITDPRTGEIMKGHVILGSLRWRQDYLIFESLLSPYVQGNEKPAVLEQTALARLRQLSAHEVGHTIGIGHNYYNSSKGRISVMDYPHPLITLRPDGTMDFSQAYDSGIGDWDKVAIQYGYSQFPAGTDEKAALTKVINDAWDQDYRYMSNQDTDVNPNVDQWNNGTDVAAELTRLLALRRAAMEGFGERAIQVGRPMAQMEEALVPLYLHHRYAVESAVTAMGGQEYIYAIRGDGRAPMKWVPAARQKAALDALMSALRLGDLTLPSAVVQGIPPRPPGFGLTRESFARTTGGAFDPVAPAAAATEIVVASLLTPRALRAWSRRRPWTRHCPAWMKSSPV
- a CDS encoding DUF1772 domain-containing protein, translated to MLIPILEFVAVLSAALFAGAALYINVVEHPARMGLDTRMAAMQWAPSYKRATWLQAPLAIVSLLCGVAVWLLGGGVGWLVAASLVGAVVPFTFAIIMPTNHKLLAPGRDLSSSETRELLVHWGQLHAVRTALSIAGTVIYLWMKLGA
- a CDS encoding EamA family transporter, which produces MHWIALALGAALSWGLYGPSLHQGQVKLGSPFRALLCVGIAYFIVGVIVPVVALMAQGELNKGWSTEGALGATGAGLLGALGAVFIIYAFRAGGVPTYVMPLVFGGAPVVNVLFTMYLHPPKASPNPLLWVGFVLVAAGASLVLYYKPQS